A region of the Candidatus Eisenbacteria bacterium genome:
GCGCAGCTCCCGGCCGCTGATCGCGTTGGCGGTTGCGGCTGTCGCGTTTCTCGTCACCAGCCCGTTCCTGCTCCTCGATCCGCAAGCGCGGGCGCGAGACGTGGCCCAACAGGTTCTCCATCTCACCAGCGGCCATCTCGGCACCGAGACTGGAGGCCTCGGCATCATCCGATACATCACGCATGTCCTGGGGCCAGGGCTCGGATGGGGCGGCTTGGTGGTCGCGATGGCTGGCTTCGTCTGGGGAGCCTCGCGTGGAGGGAAGGGGTGGCGAGCCGTGTTGTTCTGCCTAGTGCCCTACTACCTGGGGCTGGCGTTCCTTCGCACTCAATTTCCACGCTACGCGCTGCCGATCGCCGCTCCGCTCGCCCTCGGCGCCGGCGCTCTCGTGGCATGGATCCAGTCGGCTTCGCTCCCGGGGCGGGCCAAGGCGGCGCTGATCATGATCGCCGCCGTCGTGGCATGGACACCGGCGGCGCTCGGCGCATGGCAGTACCACCAGCGCCAAGGGAAGGCGTCCACACAATCGCTCGCCGACCAGTTCGTGCGGGACGCGAACCGGAATGGACGCGTGCTCACGGCCGCCGAGGTGCTGAGTCTTTCGCTTCCCACGGACCGCGCGGCGCAAGCCGCCCTCCGCGGGGCGACCACGCTTTCTCCGGAGCAGCAGCAGCGCATGATGGCCCAGCCCAAGTACAACATCGACTTCGTGCCGATGTACACCGTGCAGCCCGAAGAGGCGGCGCGCTACTACGACATTCGGCACTTCACCGCTCACGACCATGTCGTGATCACCGACGCCGTCCGCACCCGCTATCTCGCCGACACGGTGCGTTTCGCGGCTCAAGCGCGCTTCTATCGCGATCTCGATCGTTATGCAGTCGAGGCGGCGCGATTCTCCGCCGGACCCCACGTTCGCGGCGCCGAGATCCGCGTGTACCGCATGCCGCCCGAAGCCGTCGAGCGCACCGAGCAGGATCGCGGCGTGCTCGTGATCCCGGCGTTGGAGCCGACGGTGCGCATCCACATGACCGATTACATGGAGTTCAACGAGGGGATGGCGCGAGCGGCTTACTTGCGGGGTCAGTGGAGCAGGGCGGCGCGTTACTACGGCGCGATGCTCCAGGCCGGCGAGGCCGGTTGGATGACGGAAGTCGAAACCCTGCCGCTGGTCCGAATGCTGGCCATGCTCGAGGAACGATCCGGGGCCAAGGCCGCGGCCATTCACCACTACGAGAGCTATCTCGCGCGCGTGCCCGGCGATACCGCCGCCCGCGCTGCCCTGGCCCAGCTCCGTGCCGCGCCGGGGCGCGCCGGAACTTCGCCCAGGCCCTAGCAGCCCTTGCGGTTGCCTCGTCCGCGCGACGGATGCTAGCTTGGATTTCGCACGCCGAGCCACGAGCGTGCGCACGCCCCGCCGGTCCCGGCCGCGGCGCATGAATCCAAATCGAATCGAGGACCCCATGTCCGCCGTCCGCACGCTGACCCTGGCCGACGTCGCGTGGCCGCGCGTTGGTCTCCTCCGTGACACGGTGCTGATCCTGGCGGCCAGCGTCATCACCGCGCTCGCCGCGCAGATCGCCATTCCGTTGCCTTGGTCTCCGGTGCCGCTGACCGGTCAGAGCTTCGCCGTGCTGCTTTCGGGAGCGGCCCTCGGCGCACGCCGTGGTTTTCTGGCGCAAATGGTCTATCTCGCCGGAGGCGCCCTCGGTCTGCCGTTCTTCGCCGGCGGCGGCGCCGGCCTCGTCAAGCTGCTCGGGCCGACCGGCGGATACCTCATGGCCTTTCCGTTCGCGGCGGCCCTGACCGGCTTTCTGGCGGAGCGCGGCTGGGATCGCCGCTTCTTCACCACGTATGCGGCGCTGCTGCTGGGTAGTGCTTTGATCTTTGCCGGCGGGCTTTCATGGCTGGCGCGCTTCCTGCCGGCGGATCAACTGCTGATGAGCGGCCTGCTGCCGTTCATCCCGGGCGACCTGATCAAGTCCGCGTTCGCTTCGGCCGTGTTTCCTGCCGCTTGGCGCTGGGCTCATCGCCGCCACGGGAACGACGTGTGACGATTCGCTCCGTCGCCGTCCTGGGTGGCGGCATCATGGGCCGCGGCATCGCCTACGCCTCGGCGCTCGCCGGTTACGACACGCGGCTCCAGGACGTGAACCGCGGAGCGCTCGATCAGGCGCGCGCGGAGATCCATGGTCTGCTCGAGAAAGGCGTGGCGGCCGCCAAGGTCGATGCCGCGAAAGCCGCGGATGCCAAGTCGCGGCTCGAGACCGTGGCCACGATCGATGAGGCGGTCCCCGAAGCGGATCTGGTCATCGAGGCAGTTCCCGAGAACATGAGCCTCAAGCTCGAGATCTTCGAGAAGCTCGATCACCTCACGCCTTCCGCAGCGCTGCTCGCCACGAACACCTCATCGCTTTCGATCACCGAGATGGCCGGCGCCACGAGGCGCCCCGGCCAGGTGCTCGGCATGCACTTCTTCAATCCGGTTCACCGCATGAAGCTGCTGGAAGTGGTGCGTGGACTGGAGACTCATGACGCGGCCATCGCGGCCGCCATCGAAGTCGGCGAGCGCATGGGCAAGGAGTGCGTGGTGGTGCGTGAGTCGCCCGGCTTCGTGACCTCGCGCATCAACGCGATGATCGGGAACGAGGCCTTCTACATGTTGCAGGAAGGCGTGGCGAGCGCGCGCGACATCGACAAGGCGCTGAAGCTCGGCTTGAACCACCCGATGGGTCCATTCGAGCTCGTGGATCTGGTCGGGCTCGATACCAGGCTTTCGATCCTGCGCTTTCTGCACCGGACGCTCGGGGAGAAGTTCCGCCCCTGCCCGTTGCTGGAGCAATACGTGGCCGCGGGCCGCACCGGCCGGAAGAGCGGCCGTGGTGTCTACGACTACTCCTCGACATGACACCGGCGCGCAAGAAGAAGGCAACGCGAAAGGTGTCCAGGACTTCGCCCCGGCGCAAGGCCAAGCCCGCCCTGCGGGTGGTCCGTGCTCCACGCGCGAAGCGCGCGGTGGGCGCCGCTGCGGCGTCGTTCCCGCAACGCGCCGGCGCATCGGCCAAGCAGCTATTGATGTTCGAGCTGATTCGCGCCCGCGCGGCATTCCTCGCGGCGATCCATGGGCTCAGCGCGGCTTCCGCCAACGAGCCGATGGGCGAGGGGCGATGGAGCGCCCGCGAGACGGTGCTCCACCTGATCACGCGCGATCAGGCGCGGCTGCGCGAGAGCGAATCCACCCGCCATGGCCAGGAGGCCTCGTGGAAGGGGGTCGAGGAGCCCGCGATGGGAATCCTCAACGCCGAGCTGATGGCGCCGCTGCGCCACCTGGATTGGGAGGACGCGCTGCGCGCGCTCCATCGCGTTCGCGAACAGCTCATGGAAGAAATCGAGAGCGTCGCCGAGGACCCGGCCGAAATGTGGAGCTCCGAGCATCCGTTCGGCTGGATGCTCCACGTGCTGCCGCCTCACGACCGCCATCACGCCGACATGATCAAGCGCTGGCGCCTCGCGCGCGCGCGCTAGCGGAGGTTCCATCCATGACCGACACGCTCGCGCCGGTGCAGCCGGCCCGGCTCATCATCAACGGTGAAACCGTCGACGCCGCCTCGGGCGAGACGTTCACGACCTACAATCCCGCCACCGAAGAGCCGATCTGCGCGGTCGCCAAAGCCGGTCCGGAAGACGTGGATCGAGCGGTCAAGGCGGCGCGCGCGGCATTCGAGAGCGGGCCCTGGCCGCGCATGCGCCCGGCCGAGCGCCAGCGCATCCTGTGGAAGCTCGGCGACCTGATTCTCGCGCATGCCGACGAGATCGCGCGGCTCGA
Encoded here:
- a CDS encoding DinB family protein encodes the protein MSRTSPRRKAKPALRVVRAPRAKRAVGAAAASFPQRAGASAKQLLMFELIRARAAFLAAIHGLSAASANEPMGEGRWSARETVLHLITRDQARLRESESTRHGQEASWKGVEEPAMGILNAELMAPLRHLDWEDALRALHRVREQLMEEIESVAEDPAEMWSSEHPFGWMLHVLPPHDRHHADMIKRWRLARAR
- a CDS encoding glycosyltransferase family 39 protein, translated to MPRSSGGLLRPSADAWLILGLALFAVLVRLPHLGWGLPVVEEEALPMKKAFAMWGWDTGHIDWNPHTAGWPSLSFYLQLLVQHLHYGIGRLSGVFHDRGDYFVAHWLDPGPLLRISRGVSILACAITVATAGRLTLRLAGRPAALLVGGLLALSPLLVEHSQLVIPDILAALFAMLAVERIVSISVRDQRSDDVWAGIWIGLGASSKYTPLLLIPGLLVAYGLRLEGRLWRSSRPLIALAVAAVAFLVTSPFLLLDPQARARDVAQQVLHLTSGHLGTETGGLGIIRYITHVLGPGLGWGGLVVAMAGFVWGASRGGKGWRAVLFCLVPYYLGLAFLRTQFPRYALPIAAPLALGAGALVAWIQSASLPGRAKAALIMIAAVVAWTPAALGAWQYHQRQGKASTQSLADQFVRDANRNGRVLTAAEVLSLSLPTDRAAQAALRGATTLSPEQQQRMMAQPKYNIDFVPMYTVQPEEAARYYDIRHFTAHDHVVITDAVRTRYLADTVRFAAQARFYRDLDRYAVEAARFSAGPHVRGAEIRVYRMPPEAVERTEQDRGVLVIPALEPTVRIHMTDYMEFNEGMARAAYLRGQWSRAARYYGAMLQAGEAGWMTEVETLPLVRMLAMLEERSGAKAAAIHHYESYLARVPGDTAARAALAQLRAAPGRAGTSPRP
- a CDS encoding biotin transporter BioY, producing the protein MSAVRTLTLADVAWPRVGLLRDTVLILAASVITALAAQIAIPLPWSPVPLTGQSFAVLLSGAALGARRGFLAQMVYLAGGALGLPFFAGGGAGLVKLLGPTGGYLMAFPFAAALTGFLAERGWDRRFFTTYAALLLGSALIFAGGLSWLARFLPADQLLMSGLLPFIPGDLIKSAFASAVFPAAWRWAHRRHGNDV
- a CDS encoding 3-hydroxyacyl-CoA dehydrogenase, whose amino-acid sequence is MTIRSVAVLGGGIMGRGIAYASALAGYDTRLQDVNRGALDQARAEIHGLLEKGVAAAKVDAAKAADAKSRLETVATIDEAVPEADLVIEAVPENMSLKLEIFEKLDHLTPSAALLATNTSSLSITEMAGATRRPGQVLGMHFFNPVHRMKLLEVVRGLETHDAAIAAAIEVGERMGKECVVVRESPGFVTSRINAMIGNEAFYMLQEGVASARDIDKALKLGLNHPMGPFELVDLVGLDTRLSILRFLHRTLGEKFRPCPLLEQYVAAGRTGRKSGRGVYDYSST